One stretch of Amycolatopsis tolypomycina DNA includes these proteins:
- a CDS encoding TetR/AcrR family transcriptional regulator: MARQTPVSRRERPAKPALTRDGIVDVAMAILVAEGAQALTMRRIAAELDTGPASLYVYVRNATELSSLLIDRLIASLDLSWDGAEPWRDRLHRLLADYSAMLAAHPGIARSALFVWPDGPHCLDLIELLMRLLTTAGVRPEPAGRATDLLLQHATAAVAEWDGRRDRGEQDLGDLVATLGAADPERHPTLHALGPALFVGGSHEERGAWIIDVILDGVLARS; the protein is encoded by the coding sequence ATGGCACGCCAAACGCCGGTCAGCCGCCGTGAACGGCCGGCGAAACCCGCCCTGACCCGGGACGGCATCGTGGACGTCGCGATGGCGATCCTCGTCGCGGAAGGCGCGCAGGCCCTGACGATGCGCAGGATCGCGGCAGAGCTGGACACCGGTCCGGCGTCGCTTTACGTGTACGTCCGCAACGCCACCGAGCTCAGCTCGCTGCTGATCGACCGGCTGATCGCCTCGCTGGACCTGTCCTGGGACGGGGCGGAACCGTGGCGCGACCGGCTGCACCGCCTGCTCGCCGACTACTCGGCGATGCTGGCCGCCCACCCGGGCATCGCGCGGTCGGCGCTGTTCGTCTGGCCGGACGGGCCGCACTGCCTCGACCTGATCGAGCTGCTGATGCGGCTGCTGACGACGGCGGGCGTGCGCCCGGAGCCCGCCGGACGCGCGACGGACCTGCTGCTGCAACACGCCACCGCGGCCGTTGCGGAATGGGACGGCCGCCGCGACCGCGGCGAGCAGGACCTCGGCGACCTGGTCGCCACCCTCGGCGCGGCGGATCCCGAGCGGCACCCGACGCTGCACGCGCTCGGGCCGGCGCTGTTCGTCGGCGGCAGCCACGAGGAGCGCGGCGCCTGGATCATCGACGTGATCCTGGACGGGGTCCTGGCGCGCTCATGA